One Synechococcus sp. PROS-9-1 DNA window includes the following coding sequences:
- the rpsF gene encoding 30S ribosomal protein S6, with the protein MTQQPYYETMYILRPDIPEEEVESHVTKYRDILTETGAEVLDNQMKGKRRLAYPIAKHKEGIYVQLSHNGDGQQVGVIEKAMRLSEDVIRYLTVKQEGPLPAPRVAPGTEAPAEPEAATPA; encoded by the coding sequence ATGACCCAACAGCCTTATTACGAGACCATGTACATCCTCCGTCCGGACATTCCGGAAGAGGAAGTTGAGTCTCACGTGACCAAGTACCGCGACATCTTGACTGAAACGGGTGCCGAGGTTCTCGACAACCAAATGAAAGGCAAGCGTCGTCTGGCCTATCCGATCGCCAAGCATAAGGAAGGCATCTACGTGCAGCTGAGCCACAACGGTGATGGCCAACAAGTGGGCGTGATCGAAAAAGCAATGCGTCTCAGTGAAGATGTGATTCGCTATCTGACCGTGAAACAAGAAGGTCCGTTGCCTGCTCCTCGCGTCGCACCTGGAACAGAAGC